CCATGCTGGCGGTGGTGTTGCCGATTTTGCTTGGCGGGGCTCATATCGCCCATCGCGCCCATCTGGTTTCGACCGAGCAGGAAGGCAATGCGGTCGTGCGTCAGGCCTGGCGCTGGTCGTCGCTGGTGGCGCTTGGATTTGTCCTGGCCATCGCGGCCATCTGGGCGCTGACGCTTGAGACCAAGGGCTCGGTCCGTACCCATGGCCAGATGATCGCGGGGCTCGGGGCTCTGGATAGCTTCGAACGCCGGGTGCTGCGCCAAGCCCTCAAGGAGGAGCGTCAGCTGCCGGTTTTCATCCCGACCGGCGTATTCCTGCAATCCATCGAGTTCCTGTCCGCCAACAATCTCGTACTGACCGGCTATGTCTGGCAGCGCTATCCGAAGGGGTCGACCCTGGTGCGCGGCGTCACTCTGCCGGAAGCCGAGGAAGTCGATATGACCGAAGTGTTCCGTCAATATCGCGGGCAGGATGAAGTCATCGGCTGGCGCATTCGCGCGACCGTGCGTCAGGCGTTCAGCTATGAGCGCTTTCCGTTCGATCGGGAGGCCATCTGGCTCAGGTTCTGGCCGGCCGATATTGTCCATTCGGTGGTGTTGGTGCCGGATTTCTCCGCCTATCGCATGACCAATCCAAGCGCCTTGCCGGGCCTTGAGCGGACATTGTTCATCAGCGGATGGTCGGCCATCAAGAGCTTTTTCGAATATCGGCAGAATGGCTATAACAGCGATTTCGGCATCGATGCCGCCATGAGCCATGGGGGGCAGCAGGAACTGTATTTCAACGTGGAAATCGTGCGCAATTTTCTCGATCCCTTTGTCTCGCACATCACGCCGATTCTTCTGGTGCTGTTGCTGATTTTCGCCATGCAGATGACGGTGACGCGTCATGCCGGACAAAAGGAGCTGCTCGGGTTCAACGCGGCGACCATCATCACCACCTGCGCGGCATTGTTTTTCGCGGTGCTGATTTCACATATCGAAGTCCGCGGTGCGATCTCCGCCACCAAGATCTTTTATGGTGAATATTTCTATCTCATCACCTATGCGGTGATCCTCGCGGCCTGCATCAATGCCATCCTGTTCACCTATGACACCTCGCTCAGATGGGTGCAGTACCGCGACAATCTCTTGGCCAAGATTCTCTATTGGCCGACGGTGATGGCGGCCATGTATCTGGTCACATTCGTGATCTTTTACTGAGGATCGGCTTAGCCGATGAACCAGGCGTCGGGTTTCGTAATGGGTTGTTCGTTCGAATAGGCGATCCAGCCCTTGATCAGGCGGATCACGACCCAAAGGAAAGTCAGGAAAAAGACCAGAAATCCGACGAGGAACCAGATAGTGGCCCAGCCAATGACGACAAACAGCAGGCCGATCCAGAAGGTCCGAATGAGCCAGGTGTAATGGCTTTCACGCCAGGTTCCCACAACTTCATCCCGCTTGAGATAAGCGATGATGACCCCGACAATGGCGCCACACCAGCCCGTGACCAGCCCGAGCAGAAAGGCCACATAGGTGAGCAGCAGCATATCGAGATTGCGGGCGAGCTCAGGGCCGCTCCGCTCTATGACGGGCTGTTGGCTCGGGCCGGTGTTTGGGGTTTCAGCTGTCGGCTCGGTCATGACTCAAGGTCTCCTCTGAAGTCCGCCCCTGATGAATTCCAGCCCGGACTTACAAAAGCAACGGGTAACATCAAGCAGTCCCTATATATTACGCCATTTTGACCGCATGGCGTGAGCTTTGTTTCGAGAAAGCCAAGCGTTGCGGTGAGCGGCAAAGTCACCCATTATAGTGCTCTCGGGCATTATAGTCCGCTCGGGATGTCAGGCGAAATATTGCTGTTGTTGGAAAAAGGGGGGAGTGCTCATGAAAGCCATTGGATTGCGTGCAGGACGGGTGTCGTCATGGATGCTGACGGCGGGGACACTGCTGGGGCTTTTTGCCGGGGCGGCCAACGCCGACGGTCTTGACGACAAAGTCACCAACGCGACCAAGGCCATAGAGAGCAAACTTGTTACCTGGCGTCGCGATATCCATCAGCATCCGGAACTTTCGAACCGGGAAGTCCGCACCGGCGCCCTTGTGGCCAAGCATCTGAAGGCCCTGAAGTTTGATGAGGTCAGAATCGATGTGGCCCATACCGGCGTGGTCGGGATTCTGAAGGGCGGCAAGCCCGGACCTGTGGTCGCCCTCCGTGCCGATATGGACGCGCTGCCGGTGACCGAACAGGTGGATCTGCCCTTCGCCTCCAAAGTCACCACCCAGTATAATGGCGAGACCGTGGGCGTCATGCATGCCTGTGGCCATGATGCCCATACGGCGATGCTGATGGGTGTGGCCGAGGTGCTTGCGGGCATGCGCGCGGACATTCCGGGCACCGTCATGTTCATCTTCCAGCCCGCCGAGGAAGGCGCTCCGGCCGGAGAAGAAGGCGGCGCGGCCCTGATGATGAAGCAAGGGCTGTTCAAGGGCACGCAGAAACCCGCCGCCGTGTTCGGGCTCCATGTCTGGCCGGTGGAAGCCGGGACCATCGGCTATCGTCCGCGGGAAACCATGGCCGCCGCCGATGACCTCAAGATCGTGGTCCAGGGCCGTCAAACCCATGGCTCATCGCCCTGGTACGGGACCGATCCGATCACCGTGGCCGGACAGATCGTGATGGCGATCCAGACCATTCCAAGCCGTCAGCTTGACATTACCCGGTCGCCGTCGGTGATCTCGATCGGCCGCATTACCGGTGGCGTGCGCGGCAATATCATTCCGGACAGCGTCGAAATGATCGGCACCATCCGCACCTTCGATCCGGGGGTGCGTGACGAACTGCTGAAACGGCTCGACCGCACGGTGACGCAGGTGGCCACAAGCGCCGGAGCCAGCGCCGAAATCATCCATTCAAGCTATGCCCCGGTCGTGTTCAACGATCCTGCCCTGACAGCGGCGAGCCTGCCCGCCTTGCGCCGTGCGGCGGGAGACGACCGGGTGCTGGAAGTGCCCTTGATCATGGGGTCCGAGGATTTTGCTTTTTACGGCAAGGACGTCCCGAGCTTTTTCTTTTTTCTTGGCATCAACAAGGATGGCGTGAAGACAGGCGAGGCGGCTGCCAATCATTCGCCTAAATTCTATGTCAATGAGGCAGCTCTGCCCGTCGGAGTGAAGGCATTGTCTTTTGCGGCGCTTGATTTCTTGCGGGGCGGAGGGGCGCAATAAGGCGCGATTTTTGCTGTAACTTGAGGCTGTTTTCGTGATCCGTACTGCCGTCATCACCTTGTCCGCGCTTCTGCTGGGAGCGGCGTTTCTCTTTACCGGACATGGGCTGCAATCCACTCTGGTGCCGCTTTGGGCTGCGGACGCGGGCTATTCGCGCGTCACGATCGGTCTGTTGTGGTCGGCTTATGCGGCCGGGCAGATGGCGGGGTCGATCTATTGCGGCCGCATCATTGCCGAGGTTGGTCATGTCCGTGCCTTTGCCGCCCTTGCGGCCGGAGTGGCGGCCATGACCCTGCTCTATGCCTTCGCGCCGACGCCGGTGATCTGGATGCTGCTGCGCCTGACCCACGGATTTCTCATCGCCGGGGTCTATATGTCGGTGGAAAGCTGGCTAAATGATCGCGCCACCAATGAATTGCGCGGGCTGGTGCTGTCGATTTATTCGGCCCTGTCCCTGATGATGATCGCCATCGGTCAGTTGATGATCAATCTGTTGCCGCCCGGAGACCCGCGTATCTTTTCGGTGGCGGGCCTCGCCATTCTGCTTGCGGTGGTGCCGGTGGCGCTGACCAAGTCACGGGCGCCGCGTCCGGTCAGCCGGGTCTCGATCAATCTCCGCAGATTATGGGCAACCAGCCGTGTGGCCATGGTCGGCAGTTTCACCGCTGGTCTCACCACCTCGGCCTATTGGGGCTTTGGTCCGGTGTTCGGTCGTCAGGAAGGGCTTACGGCCGCCGAACTCAGCCTTTATCTCAGCGTGATGGTCATGGGCGGGGCGACCTGTCAATGGATCGCCGGACGACTGTCGGATTAC
The sequence above is drawn from the Govania unica genome and encodes:
- a CDS encoding DUF4870 family protein is translated as MTEPTAETPNTGPSQQPVIERSGPELARNLDMLLLTYVAFLLGLVTGWCGAIVGVIIAYLKRDEVVGTWRESHYTWLIRTFWIGLLFVVIGWATIWFLVGFLVFFLTFLWVVIRLIKGWIAYSNEQPITKPDAWFIG
- a CDS encoding amidohydrolase — translated: MKAIGLRAGRVSSWMLTAGTLLGLFAGAANADGLDDKVTNATKAIESKLVTWRRDIHQHPELSNREVRTGALVAKHLKALKFDEVRIDVAHTGVVGILKGGKPGPVVALRADMDALPVTEQVDLPFASKVTTQYNGETVGVMHACGHDAHTAMLMGVAEVLAGMRADIPGTVMFIFQPAEEGAPAGEEGGAALMMKQGLFKGTQKPAAVFGLHVWPVEAGTIGYRPRETMAAADDLKIVVQGRQTHGSSPWYGTDPITVAGQIVMAIQTIPSRQLDITRSPSVISIGRITGGVRGNIIPDSVEMIGTIRTFDPGVRDELLKRLDRTVTQVATSAGASAEIIHSSYAPVVFNDPALTAASLPALRRAAGDDRVLEVPLIMGSEDFAFYGKDVPSFFFFLGINKDGVKTGEAAANHSPKFYVNEAALPVGVKALSFAALDFLRGGGAQ
- a CDS encoding MFS transporter — encoded protein: MIRTAVITLSALLLGAAFLFTGHGLQSTLVPLWAADAGYSRVTIGLLWSAYAAGQMAGSIYCGRIIAEVGHVRAFAALAAGVAAMTLLYAFAPTPVIWMLLRLTHGFLIAGVYMSVESWLNDRATNELRGLVLSIYSALSLMMIAIGQLMINLLPPGDPRIFSVAGLAILLAVVPVALTKSRAPRPVSRVSINLRRLWATSRVAMVGSFTAGLTTSAYWGFGPVFGRQEGLTAAELSLYLSVMVMGGATCQWIAGRLSDYVDRRRVAAGVSLGAALCGVAVTFLASYSVSMLLMVSFVFGAFLFSLSSICIAMANDRARPGEFVQISGGLLFIFSSGSVLGAMVASLVMEIFGTGTLYLYTAVVHGLFAVTAISFSMSRAAVPVEEKRGFRQVPTTSPEAYAIDPRGEDERP
- a CDS encoding cache domain-containing protein, with amino-acid sequence MTAEDRLVWQRKFVRCCLGLVAVVMAALLYFGIGLWQERANARSQLIQEQDRVSDAANNKIAGIMAEVEAVARLAARDVAALQSHKADTEHVIGRLIARYPEITAIGVAFEPFAFDPDYRLAGPLVLREAGGFRQGRIEVDYDYTAPTVSWYHEALRQGQVWDSPRTDPANGETYVDFALSVQLMGGQRAVVRVTYPLSRIASVVTHLDLGHHGYGALLAKDGRILVSPGLDDQTGGEAKSYARGDNANFLSQITGYKSRLATRSIRGPGWTLVTVHSWQDLQLDFSARYRRILLLTMLAVVLPILLGGAHIAHRAHLVSTEQEGNAVVRQAWRWSSLVALGFVLAIAAIWALTLETKGSVRTHGQMIAGLGALDSFERRVLRQALKEERQLPVFIPTGVFLQSIEFLSANNLVLTGYVWQRYPKGSTLVRGVTLPEAEEVDMTEVFRQYRGQDEVIGWRIRATVRQAFSYERFPFDREAIWLRFWPADIVHSVVLVPDFSAYRMTNPSALPGLERTLFISGWSAIKSFFEYRQNGYNSDFGIDAAMSHGGQQELYFNVEIVRNFLDPFVSHITPILLVLLLIFAMQMTVTRHAGQKELLGFNAATIITTCAALFFAVLISHIEVRGAISATKIFYGEYFYLITYAVILAACINAILFTYDTSLRWVQYRDNLLAKILYWPTVMAAMYLVTFVIFY